From one Halosimplex rubrum genomic stretch:
- a CDS encoding uracil-DNA glycosylase family protein gives MKNVTARQSNPFGFSPPCEPFVAGYGDANADFHVIGDHPGVHGGAESGYPFTEFEASERLQRALAEGGLLAEAGAPPVVEKTYFSYLYPCVPEGVPSAREYADLENIFDSEIRAITAHVLLPVGERATRHVFANMTARPPEEVALDEQHATEIPGSGWLVVPLKDPAQWSDADEEALVESLVELRQRDYVRRADLGRFLPDDDPYMVR, from the coding sequence GTGAAGAACGTCACGGCACGCCAGTCGAACCCGTTCGGCTTCTCGCCGCCGTGTGAGCCGTTCGTCGCCGGGTACGGCGACGCCAACGCCGACTTCCACGTGATCGGCGACCACCCCGGCGTCCACGGCGGAGCCGAATCAGGCTACCCGTTCACCGAGTTCGAAGCCAGCGAGCGCCTCCAGCGCGCGCTCGCCGAGGGCGGTCTGCTCGCCGAGGCCGGAGCGCCCCCGGTCGTCGAGAAGACGTACTTCTCGTATCTGTACCCCTGCGTCCCAGAGGGCGTGCCGAGCGCGCGGGAGTACGCCGACCTGGAGAACATCTTCGACTCCGAGATCCGGGCGATCACCGCCCACGTCCTCCTGCCGGTCGGCGAGCGCGCGACGCGGCACGTCTTCGCCAACATGACCGCCCGGCCGCCCGAGGAGGTCGCCCTCGACGAGCAGCACGCGACCGAGATCCCCGGGAGCGGCTGGCTCGTCGTCCCGCTCAAAGACCCCGCGCAGTGGTCCGACGCCGACGAAGAGGCGCTGGTCGAGTCGCTGGTCGAGTTACGCCAGCGCGACTACGTCCGCCGGGCGGACCTGGGCCGGTTCCTCCCCGACGACGACCCGTACATGGTCCGATAG
- a CDS encoding arsenic resistance protein — MTDWLQRHQVAIYAASVALAVGFGTGLPAAAPLFERVITPVLAVLLYVTFLEIPFTKFRRAFTNVRFVAAALGMNFLVVPVVVYALTRFLPREPAILVGVFMVLLTPCIDYVIAFTELAGGDAEQVTATTPVLLVAQFLLLPVYLWLFIGGEVAASIEAGPFVEAFLFLIALPLTFAWLTAVCAVRSDAGRRLERAMGRLPVPMMAATLLVVIASQIPRVGNSIGRIAAVVPVYVAFLAVMPLLGRLAGGVARMGVGETRALVFTSVTRNSLVVLPLALALPSSYDLVPAVVVTQTLVELAGMVVLTRTVPAWLVRTRPEPLSIPEVTKRD; from the coding sequence ATGACCGACTGGCTCCAACGTCATCAGGTCGCTATCTACGCCGCCAGTGTGGCTCTCGCCGTCGGGTTCGGAACGGGGCTTCCCGCAGCGGCCCCGCTTTTCGAGCGGGTGATCACTCCCGTGCTTGCGGTCCTCCTGTACGTCACCTTTCTCGAGATCCCGTTCACGAAGTTCCGTCGCGCGTTCACCAACGTCCGATTTGTCGCCGCGGCACTCGGGATGAACTTCCTCGTCGTTCCGGTCGTCGTCTACGCCCTCACTCGATTCCTCCCACGAGAGCCGGCCATCCTCGTCGGGGTCTTCATGGTGCTGCTGACGCCGTGTATCGACTACGTCATCGCCTTCACCGAACTCGCGGGGGGCGACGCCGAGCAGGTCACCGCTACGACGCCGGTGCTGCTGGTCGCCCAGTTCCTGTTGCTTCCAGTGTACCTCTGGCTGTTCATCGGCGGGGAGGTCGCGGCTAGCATCGAAGCGGGACCGTTCGTCGAGGCGTTTCTGTTCCTCATCGCGCTCCCGTTGACGTTCGCGTGGCTCACCGCCGTCTGTGCCGTCCGCTCCGACGCGGGCCGCCGGTTGGAACGGGCGATGGGCCGACTCCCCGTGCCGATGATGGCCGCGACCCTCCTGGTCGTCATCGCCTCCCAGATCCCCCGAGTCGGAAATTCGATCGGGCGAATTGCCGCCGTCGTTCCCGTCTACGTCGCGTTCCTCGCCGTCATGCCGCTGTTGGGACGCCTCGCCGGCGGCGTAGCCAGGATGGGCGTCGGCGAGACCCGCGCGCTCGTGTTCACCTCGGTGACCAGGAACTCGCTCGTCGTCCTCCCGCTGGCGCTCGCGCTCCCGTCGAGCTACGACCTCGTGCCGGCCGTCGTGGTCACACAGACGCTGGTCGAACTCGCGGGAATGGTCGTTCTCACGCGGACGGTGCCCGCGTGGCTCGTCCGGACGCGACCCGAACCGCTCTCGATACCCGAAGTCACGAAGCGGGATTGA
- a CDS encoding aminotransferase class V-fold PLP-dependent enzyme: MTPEELRADVPAMDRGVYLNTGAGGPSPRRVVDATEDALEYHEYEAPTGAGTYGALFDALDETREVVAGHVGVAPESVALTQSTTDGIGRIAAAMDWQPGDVVVRTDQEHSAGILPWERLQQTHGIEVRVVEAAGGGVDREEWKAAVDGATLAVFSSLCWTDGCRLPVAELTDIAHDGGARVLVDAVQSVGQRPVDFGAWGADAVAAAGHKWLMGPTGTGFLHVTDEFAESLEPAQVGYMGVEDPEADDWGLKPDARRFEVGSVSPVPYAGLREGIATVEDLGFETVTDRIERLTDRLKEGLGDRLVSPERFESGLVAFAADDPEGTAERLADAGIYVRDIPPTGTVRVSVHVFNTADDIDALLDAL; this comes from the coding sequence ATGACTCCCGAGGAACTCCGCGCGGACGTGCCCGCGATGGACCGCGGCGTCTACCTCAACACCGGCGCGGGCGGGCCGAGTCCCCGCCGGGTCGTCGACGCGACCGAGGACGCCCTAGAGTACCACGAGTACGAGGCGCCGACCGGCGCCGGCACCTACGGCGCGCTGTTCGACGCGCTCGACGAGACGCGCGAGGTCGTCGCCGGCCACGTCGGCGTCGCTCCCGAGTCCGTCGCGCTCACCCAGTCCACCACCGACGGCATCGGCCGGATCGCCGCCGCGATGGACTGGCAGCCCGGCGACGTGGTCGTCCGCACCGACCAGGAGCACTCCGCGGGCATCCTCCCCTGGGAGCGCCTGCAGCAGACCCACGGCATCGAGGTCCGCGTCGTCGAGGCCGCCGGCGGGGGCGTCGACCGCGAGGAGTGGAAGGCCGCCGTCGACGGCGCGACACTCGCCGTGTTCAGCTCGCTGTGCTGGACCGACGGCTGTCGCCTGCCCGTCGCGGAACTCACCGACATCGCCCACGACGGCGGCGCGCGCGTCCTCGTCGACGCCGTCCAGTCGGTCGGCCAGCGCCCCGTCGACTTCGGCGCGTGGGGCGCCGACGCGGTCGCCGCCGCCGGTCACAAGTGGCTCATGGGGCCGACCGGTACCGGCTTCCTCCACGTCACCGACGAGTTCGCCGAGTCGCTCGAACCCGCGCAGGTCGGCTACATGGGCGTCGAGGACCCCGAGGCCGACGACTGGGGGCTCAAGCCCGACGCCCGCCGCTTCGAGGTCGGCAGCGTCTCGCCCGTCCCCTACGCCGGCCTCCGCGAGGGCATCGCAACCGTCGAGGACCTCGGGTTCGAGACCGTCACCGACCGTATCGAGCGCCTCACCGACCGACTGAAAGAGGGGCTGGGCGACCGTCTCGTCTCGCCGGAGCGCTTCGAGTCCGGACTGGTCGCCTTCGCGGCCGACGACCCCGAAGGGACCGCGGAGCGACTCGCCGACGCCGGGATCTACGTCCGCGACATTCCGCCGACGGGCACCGTGCGCGTCTCCGTCCACGTCTTCAACACCGCCGACGATATCGACGCCCTGCTCGACGCGCTCTGA
- a CDS encoding acyl-CoA mutase large subunit family protein, giving the protein MFDDDDLAAIREGREQWEAETRGPTVDRFGEREDPFETDTAGQEVDPLYTPADVADLDYEADLGFPGEEPYTRGVYSTMYRGRLWTMRQYAGMGTASETNERFHYLMDEGQTGLSMAFDLPTQMGYDSDAAMAAGEVGKAGVAIDSLRDMETVFDGIPLDEVSTSMTINAPASVLLAMYIAIGDQQGVPREELRGTIQNDVLKEYIARNTYIFPPEPSMRIITDIFEYCAAEVPSFNTISISGYHIREAGSTAAQEIAFTLADGIEYVEAARDAGLDVDEFAPQLSFFFASYNNILEEVAKFRAARRMWKTIMEERFDAEADASKQLKFHTQTAGSTLTAQQIENNVVRVAYQALAAVLGGTQSLHTNGKDEALSLPTEQSVRTALRTQQILAHESGVADTIDPLGGSYYVEHLTDEVEAEAREIVDEVDARGGMGQAIESGWVQRQIQDVAYERQEEIESGERVIVGVNEYTVEEDAQDPDVEEVSEEQERSQIERLESVREERDDEAVEAALAALSEAAAGEENLMPYIVDAVKTYATTGEICNALREEFGEYQPGAAM; this is encoded by the coding sequence ATGTTCGACGACGACGACCTCGCGGCTATCCGCGAGGGCCGCGAGCAGTGGGAGGCCGAGACCCGGGGACCCACCGTCGACCGCTTCGGCGAGCGCGAGGACCCCTTCGAGACCGACACCGCCGGTCAGGAAGTCGACCCGCTGTACACGCCCGCCGACGTGGCCGACCTGGACTACGAGGCGGACCTGGGTTTCCCCGGCGAGGAGCCGTACACCCGCGGCGTCTACTCGACGATGTACCGCGGGCGCCTCTGGACGATGCGCCAGTACGCCGGCATGGGCACCGCCAGTGAGACCAACGAGCGCTTTCACTACCTCATGGACGAGGGCCAGACCGGGCTCTCGATGGCGTTCGACCTGCCCACGCAGATGGGCTACGACTCCGACGCGGCCATGGCCGCCGGGGAAGTGGGGAAAGCGGGCGTCGCCATCGACTCGCTGCGGGACATGGAGACGGTCTTCGACGGCATCCCGCTGGACGAGGTGTCCACGTCGATGACGATCAACGCCCCCGCCAGCGTCCTGCTCGCGATGTACATCGCCATCGGCGACCAGCAGGGCGTCCCCCGGGAGGAGCTCCGCGGGACCATCCAGAACGACGTGCTCAAGGAGTACATCGCCCGCAACACCTACATCTTCCCGCCGGAGCCGTCGATGCGCATCATCACGGACATCTTCGAGTACTGCGCCGCGGAAGTGCCCAGCTTCAACACCATCTCCATCTCGGGGTATCACATCCGCGAAGCCGGCTCGACGGCGGCCCAGGAGATCGCCTTCACCCTCGCCGACGGCATCGAGTACGTCGAAGCGGCCCGGGACGCCGGGCTCGACGTCGACGAGTTCGCCCCGCAGCTCTCCTTTTTCTTCGCCTCCTACAACAACATCCTCGAAGAGGTCGCGAAGTTCCGCGCGGCCCGGCGGATGTGGAAGACGATCATGGAGGAACGGTTCGACGCCGAGGCCGACGCCTCCAAGCAGCTGAAGTTCCACACCCAGACCGCGGGGTCGACGCTGACCGCCCAGCAGATCGAGAACAACGTCGTCCGGGTGGCCTACCAGGCGCTCGCGGCGGTGCTGGGCGGCACCCAGAGCCTCCACACCAACGGCAAGGACGAGGCCCTCTCCCTGCCCACCGAACAGTCCGTCCGGACGGCGCTGCGCACCCAGCAGATCCTCGCCCACGAGTCCGGCGTCGCCGACACCATCGACCCGCTGGGCGGCAGCTACTACGTCGAGCACCTCACCGACGAGGTCGAGGCCGAGGCCCGCGAGATCGTCGACGAGGTCGACGCCCGCGGCGGGATGGGACAGGCCATCGAGAGCGGCTGGGTCCAGCGCCAGATCCAGGACGTGGCCTACGAGCGCCAGGAGGAGATCGAGAGCGGGGAGCGGGTCATCGTCGGCGTCAACGAGTACACCGTCGAGGAGGACGCCCAGGACCCCGACGTCGAGGAGGTCTCCGAGGAGCAGGAGCGCTCGCAGATCGAACGGCTGGAGTCGGTTCGGGAGGAGCGCGACGACGAGGCCGTCGAGGCGGCGCTGGCGGCGCTGAGTGAGGCCGCCGCCGGCGAGGAGAACCTGATGCCGTACATCGTCGACGCCGTGAAGACCTACGCGACGACCGGCGAGATCTGTAACGCGCTGCGCGAGGAGTTCGGCGAGTACCAGCCCGGCGCCGCGATGTAG
- a CDS encoding SDR family oxidoreductase yields MSVDFDFGDSVVLVTGAAGTLGSAVCEAFADAGATVCGADVVGPDSEDFALDTDRDRVDFYQGDFTDEAAVADTLSTVVDDHGGLDALCNVAGTWRGGTPIDETEADTFDFLVDVNLKTMFLASKHAIPHLRESGLAGQGAIVSVSARSSLEGGEGDGPYRASKAGVRILTETIAEENSGDVRANAVMPSVIDTPMNREMMPDADHDKWVDPSDIAETILYLCSDAASVTSGAAVPVYGEA; encoded by the coding sequence ATGTCAGTCGACTTCGACTTCGGGGACAGCGTGGTGCTCGTGACCGGCGCCGCCGGGACGCTCGGCAGCGCGGTCTGCGAGGCGTTCGCCGACGCGGGCGCGACCGTCTGCGGCGCCGACGTGGTCGGGCCCGACAGCGAGGACTTCGCGCTCGACACCGACCGCGACCGCGTCGACTTCTACCAGGGGGATTTCACCGACGAAGCGGCGGTGGCCGACACCCTCTCGACCGTCGTCGACGACCACGGCGGCCTCGACGCGCTCTGCAACGTCGCCGGCACCTGGCGCGGCGGCACGCCCATCGACGAGACCGAGGCGGACACCTTCGACTTCCTCGTGGACGTGAACCTCAAGACGATGTTCCTCGCCTCGAAGCACGCGATCCCCCATCTCCGGGAGTCGGGTCTGGCCGGCCAGGGCGCCATCGTCAGCGTCTCCGCCCGCTCGTCGCTGGAGGGCGGCGAGGGCGACGGCCCCTACCGGGCGTCGAAAGCGGGAGTCAGGATCCTCACCGAGACCATCGCCGAGGAGAATTCCGGCGACGTGCGGGCCAACGCTGTCATGCCGAGCGTCATCGACACGCCGATGAACCGCGAGATGATGCCCGACGCCGACCACGACAAGTGGGTCGACCCGTCGGACATCGCCGAGACGATCCTCTATCTCTGTTCGGACGCCGCCAGCGTCACCAGCGGCGCGGCGGTCCCGGTGTACGGGGAAGCGTAG
- a CDS encoding glycerophosphodiester phosphodiesterase, whose protein sequence is MDCIAHRGFPGVNPENTVAAVADAADRADGVEVDVRVCGSGELVVHHDETVDRTTDGSGPVSAHTAAELAALSVEGSDFGVPTFEEVAATIPDDVTLHAELKERGTGEAVERVVAETGCDAVVSSFDPQALTEVEGVPTALVQFEGEGLVSRARGLGCSFVHPNLGSCDASLVERAHGAGMRVNAWTVTEPEETERLREAGVDGVITDFPECCLS, encoded by the coding sequence ATGGACTGCATCGCCCATCGTGGCTTCCCCGGCGTCAACCCGGAGAACACCGTCGCGGCCGTCGCCGACGCGGCAGACCGGGCCGACGGCGTCGAGGTCGACGTGCGGGTCTGCGGCTCCGGCGAACTCGTCGTCCACCACGACGAGACGGTCGACCGGACGACTGACGGGAGCGGCCCCGTCTCGGCCCACACCGCCGCGGAACTGGCGGCGCTGTCGGTCGAGGGGTCCGATTTCGGCGTGCCGACCTTCGAGGAAGTCGCCGCGACGATTCCCGATGACGTGACCCTCCACGCCGAGTTGAAAGAACGCGGGACCGGCGAGGCCGTCGAGCGGGTCGTCGCCGAAACCGGCTGCGACGCCGTCGTCTCGTCGTTCGACCCGCAGGCGCTCACCGAGGTCGAGGGGGTGCCCACCGCGCTCGTCCAGTTCGAGGGCGAGGGGCTGGTCTCCCGAGCGCGGGGACTCGGGTGTTCGTTCGTGCATCCGAACCTGGGTTCGTGCGACGCCTCGCTCGTCGAGCGCGCACACGGCGCCGGAATGAGGGTCAACGCCTGGACCGTCACCGAACCCGAGGAGACCGAGCGGCTCCGCGAGGCGGGCGTCGACGGCGTGATCACGGACTTCCCGGAGTGCTGTCTCTCCTGA
- the mce gene encoding methylmalonyl-CoA epimerase — translation MEFDHAGIATDDRDALIDQYEAILNASVAHEERFGELRVAFLDLGNGYFELLEPTADAEGPIPNFLDGHGGGVHHLALRTDDIGDALDRARAAGVDLVDEEPRPGAWGHEVAFLHPESTGGVLIEFVEH, via the coding sequence ATGGAGTTCGACCACGCGGGCATCGCGACCGACGACCGCGACGCGCTCATCGATCAGTACGAAGCGATCCTGAACGCCTCGGTGGCCCACGAGGAACGGTTCGGGGAGCTACGGGTCGCCTTCCTCGACCTGGGCAACGGCTACTTCGAGCTGCTCGAACCGACCGCCGACGCCGAGGGGCCGATCCCGAACTTCCTCGACGGCCACGGCGGGGGCGTCCACCACCTCGCGCTGCGGACGGACGACATCGGGGACGCGCTCGACCGCGCCCGCGCCGCGGGCGTCGACCTCGTCGACGAGGAGCCGCGACCGGGCGCGTGGGGCCACGAGGTCGCCTTTCTCCACCCCGAGTCGACGGGTGGTGTCCTGATCGAGTTCGTCGAGCACTGA
- a CDS encoding transcription initiation factor IIB, with product MERPSRQRERVKSEEKQEEQTDEQAEQQQCPECESSALVTSADGGEIVCEDCGLIIDEGNIDRGPEWRAFNHSERQEKSRVGAPTTQTMHDKGLTTQIDWKDKDAYGRSLSSEKRSQMHRLRKWQERIRTKDAGERNLQFALSEIDRMASALGVPRSVREVASVIYRRALDEDLIRGRSIEGVATACLYAACRQEDIPRSLEEVSEVSRVEQKEIGRTYRYVAQELSLKMEPVDPKQYVPRFVSELELSEEVQAKANEIIDVTAEKGLLSGKSPTGYAAAAIYAASLLCNEKKTQREVADVAQVTEVTIRNRYQEQIEAMGIH from the coding sequence ATGGAACGGCCGAGCCGCCAGCGCGAGCGTGTGAAGTCCGAGGAAAAACAGGAGGAACAAACGGACGAGCAGGCCGAACAGCAGCAGTGTCCGGAGTGTGAGTCGTCCGCGCTCGTGACGAGCGCCGACGGCGGGGAGATCGTCTGCGAGGACTGCGGACTGATCATCGACGAGGGCAACATCGACCGCGGGCCGGAGTGGCGGGCGTTCAACCACAGCGAGCGACAGGAGAAATCGCGGGTCGGCGCGCCGACGACCCAGACGATGCACGACAAGGGGCTGACCACCCAGATCGACTGGAAGGACAAGGACGCCTACGGTCGCTCCCTGTCGTCGGAGAAGCGCTCGCAGATGCACCGACTGCGCAAGTGGCAGGAGCGCATCCGAACGAAAGACGCCGGCGAGCGCAACCTCCAGTTCGCGCTCTCGGAGATCGACCGCATGGCCTCCGCGCTGGGCGTGCCTCGGTCCGTTCGAGAGGTGGCGTCGGTCATCTATCGTCGCGCGCTCGACGAGGACCTCATCCGCGGCCGCTCCATCGAGGGCGTCGCCACCGCCTGTCTGTACGCCGCCTGCCGCCAGGAGGACATCCCCCGCTCGCTCGAGGAGGTCTCGGAGGTCTCCCGCGTCGAGCAGAAGGAGATCGGCCGCACCTACCGCTACGTCGCCCAGGAACTCAGCCTGAAGATGGAGCCGGTCGACCCCAAGCAGTACGTCCCCCGGTTCGTCTCCGAGCTGGAGCTCTCCGAGGAGGTCCAGGCCAAGGCCAACGAGATCATCGACGTGACCGCCGAGAAGGGCCTGCTCTCGGGCAAATCGCCCACCGGCTACGCCGCCGCCGCCATCTACGCGGCCAGCCTGCTGTGCAACGAGAAGAAGACACAGCGCGAAGTCGCCGACGTGGCGCAGGTGACAGAGGTCACCATCCGAAACCGCTACCAGGAACAGATCGAAGCGATGGGCATCCACTGA
- a CDS encoding sodium-dependent transporter: MVERETWATRVGFLVAAIGSAVGLGNLWQFPFKTAANGGAAFVVFYLIAVVLIGFPAMLAEFVIGRRTNRNVVDAFDELGGPGWRILGGLALLTGFWVLSYYNVVGGWVMRYVLGSATGAYFGDPGGYFNAIASGPEAIAAQLLFLGISVGIVALGIENGIEKATKVMVPAIVVLMIALAVWAFTLDGAMEGVSYFLSPDIDSLVSNAGAVVPDAVGQAFFTLSLGMGIMITYASYLGEDDNLPLDGGIIVVSNTLIGVLAGLVVFPLLFANNVDPATGGPAALFVAVASAFANLPAGQILGVVFFGVVALAALSSAISLLEVTVSYATDNFDVSRPVLSVSAGVLLFLLGLPSTLDTGDAGGPSVWFGWFDAMAYNLFLPLSALFIVVFVGWLLAREAVSELRTGSESIPSFGPIWLWSLRTVVLVGIVVTLGLGFQSLFLAEDATFFAPF; this comes from the coding sequence ATGGTTGAACGCGAGACCTGGGCGACGCGGGTGGGGTTCCTCGTCGCCGCGATCGGCAGCGCAGTCGGCCTGGGGAACCTCTGGCAGTTCCCGTTCAAGACGGCCGCGAACGGCGGCGCCGCGTTCGTCGTCTTCTACCTGATCGCCGTGGTGTTGATCGGGTTCCCGGCGATGCTCGCGGAGTTCGTGATCGGACGGCGGACGAACCGCAACGTCGTCGACGCCTTCGACGAACTCGGCGGCCCCGGCTGGCGGATCCTCGGAGGACTCGCACTTCTCACCGGGTTCTGGGTCCTCTCGTACTACAACGTCGTCGGCGGCTGGGTGATGCGCTACGTCCTCGGAAGCGCGACCGGCGCGTACTTCGGCGATCCCGGCGGCTACTTCAACGCGATCGCGTCCGGTCCCGAAGCGATCGCCGCGCAGTTGCTGTTCCTGGGAATCTCCGTCGGCATCGTCGCACTGGGGATCGAGAACGGGATCGAGAAGGCGACGAAGGTGATGGTACCCGCCATCGTCGTCCTGATGATCGCGCTCGCGGTGTGGGCGTTCACGCTCGACGGCGCGATGGAAGGAGTCAGCTACTTCCTCTCGCCCGACATCGACTCACTGGTCTCGAATGCCGGAGCGGTCGTCCCTGACGCCGTCGGCCAGGCGTTCTTCACGCTCTCGCTCGGAATGGGGATCATGATCACCTACGCCTCGTACCTAGGAGAGGACGACAATCTCCCTCTGGACGGCGGCATCATCGTCGTCTCGAACACGCTGATCGGCGTTCTGGCGGGACTAGTCGTCTTTCCGCTCCTCTTCGCGAACAACGTCGACCCCGCGACTGGCGGCCCGGCCGCGCTGTTCGTCGCGGTCGCGTCGGCGTTCGCGAATCTCCCTGCAGGCCAGATACTCGGGGTCGTCTTCTTCGGTGTCGTGGCGCTCGCGGCGCTTTCCTCGGCAATCAGCCTCCTCGAAGTCACGGTGTCGTACGCGACCGACAACTTCGACGTCTCCCGGCCGGTGCTCTCTGTGAGCGCCGGAGTGCTGTTGTTCCTGCTCGGGCTCCCCTCGACGCTCGATACCGGTGATGCCGGAGGGCCGTCGGTCTGGTTCGGCTGGTTCGACGCCATGGCGTACAACCTGTTCCTGCCGCTGTCGGCGCTGTTCATCGTCGTCTTCGTCGGCTGGCTGCTCGCCCGAGAGGCGGTCTCGGAACTGCGAACGGGGAGCGAGTCGATCCCGTCCTTCGGGCCGATCTGGCTCTGGTCGCTCCGGACGGTCGTCCTCGTCGGTATCGTCGTGACCCTCGGGCTCGGCTTCCAGAGCCTGTTCCTGGCCGAGGACGCCACGTTCTTCGCGCCGTTCTGA
- a CDS encoding hotdog family protein: MAFVLATGFVYRCGFLERRVVASLGMNCLDIPAPVYAGDVEFLVERRE; encoded by the coding sequence ATGGCCTTCGTCCTGGCGACGGGGTTCGTCTACCGCTGTGGCTTCCTCGAACGCCGCGTCGTCGCCTCCCTCGGGATGAACTGCCTGGACATCCCCGCGCCGGTGTACGCCGGCGACGTGGAGTTCCTCGTCGAACGCCGCGAGTGA
- a CDS encoding DUF2391 family protein — protein sequence MSDRRGRRGGDGGDRAPDFDNPDEDDPDMGDLFDELAELEDTVDSEDEREQVRETMRVAREAQETPVFGRVVFGFDRSDAAEALLGSLLFGIPMFVEGGTHEVGLFIADRPLYFLATNVLTLVLAAGILYVADFQDVRVYNPIFGIIPRKFVGVLTIPLVTALVVMTVWGRVDWAEPWLAVCQVSVALVPMSIGAALGDLLPG from the coding sequence ATGAGCGACCGACGGGGCCGACGCGGCGGCGACGGTGGTGACCGCGCCCCCGACTTCGACAATCCCGACGAGGACGACCCCGACATGGGGGACCTGTTCGACGAACTCGCCGAACTGGAGGACACCGTCGACTCCGAGGACGAGCGCGAGCAGGTCCGCGAGACGATGCGGGTGGCCCGGGAGGCCCAGGAGACGCCCGTCTTCGGTCGCGTTGTCTTCGGCTTCGACCGCAGCGACGCCGCCGAGGCGCTGCTTGGTTCGCTGCTCTTTGGCATCCCCATGTTCGTCGAGGGCGGCACGCACGAGGTCGGACTGTTCATCGCCGACCGGCCGCTGTACTTCCTGGCGACGAACGTCCTGACGCTCGTGCTCGCCGCGGGGATCCTCTACGTCGCGGACTTCCAGGACGTGCGCGTCTACAACCCGATTTTCGGCATCATCCCCCGGAAGTTCGTCGGCGTGCTCACCATCCCGCTGGTGACGGCGCTCGTCGTGATGACCGTCTGGGGTCGCGTCGACTGGGCCGAACCCTGGCTCGCCGTCTGTCAGGTGAGCGTCGCGCTCGTGCCGATGTCCATCGGCGCGGCGCTGGGCGACCTGCTTCCGGGGTAG
- a CDS encoding 3-hydroxyacyl-CoA dehydrogenase family protein → MDVAVLGAGATGRGIARCCAAAGHAVTLHDDDANVVMDGIDAVEAGLDDAVAAGDLAADARESAVGSIEATTGLEGAVADADIVIETTDAERDERRTLFADVEEAVDEGTLVATSGAAVSVTAVAAGLRNPGRAVGLHFVDPPTAPLVEVVVAEQTTEPTREAAVSFVDGLGRESIVVRDTPGFAATRLGLALAVEAMTMVDERTAGVEAIDRATTAGHDHPVGPLAAADERGLDTTLAALEHLQGALGERFAPPPVLRAKVEAGDLGRKTGEGFYVWEGGEPVEPSEPDPTPDLRAESPVAPEDQPAPGEPDGGGSGGDGPNGGGLDGGGPNDDEPDGDFDGGPDGNFDDFGGPTGPGDG, encoded by the coding sequence ATGGACGTAGCCGTACTGGGCGCGGGCGCGACGGGGCGCGGGATCGCGCGGTGTTGCGCGGCGGCGGGCCACGCCGTGACCCTCCACGACGACGACGCCAACGTCGTCATGGACGGGATCGACGCGGTCGAGGCGGGCCTGGACGACGCGGTGGCCGCCGGCGACCTCGCCGCCGACGCACGCGAGTCGGCCGTCGGCAGCATCGAGGCGACCACCGGACTGGAGGGCGCGGTCGCCGACGCCGACATCGTGATCGAGACGACCGACGCCGAGCGCGACGAACGGCGGACGCTGTTCGCAGACGTCGAGGAGGCGGTCGACGAGGGGACGCTCGTCGCCACCAGCGGCGCGGCGGTGTCGGTGACGGCGGTCGCCGCCGGGCTCAGGAACCCCGGCCGCGCCGTCGGCCTGCACTTCGTCGACCCGCCGACCGCCCCGCTGGTCGAGGTGGTCGTCGCCGAGCAGACCACCGAACCCACGCGGGAGGCGGCCGTCTCGTTCGTGGACGGGCTCGGCCGGGAGTCGATCGTCGTCCGGGACACGCCCGGCTTCGCGGCGACGCGCCTGGGCCTGGCACTGGCCGTCGAGGCGATGACGATGGTCGACGAGCGCACCGCCGGCGTGGAAGCGATCGACCGGGCGACGACCGCCGGCCACGACCACCCCGTCGGACCGCTCGCCGCCGCGGACGAGCGCGGGCTCGACACCACGCTCGCCGCCCTCGAACACCTCCAGGGGGCGCTGGGCGAGCGGTTCGCGCCGCCGCCGGTCCTCCGCGCGAAGGTCGAGGCGGGCGACCTCGGTCGCAAGACCGGCGAGGGGTTCTACGTCTGGGAGGGCGGCGAGCCGGTCGAACCGAGCGAGCCCGACCCGACGCCGGACCTGCGCGCCGAGAGCCCGGTCGCCCCCGAGGACCAGCCCGCGCCGGGCGAGCCCGACGGCGGCGGCTCGGGCGGCGACGGCCCGAACGGTGGCGGTCTGGACGGCGGCGGCCCGAACGACGACGAACCGGACGGCGACTTCGACGGCGGTCCGGACGGCAACTTCGACGACTTCGGCGGTCCCACCGGCCCCGGTGACGGATGA